The DNA window ACAGTcgattacaatttatatgcAGGTTTTACATTAGAAAGTGCAATAATGCTATTAGTGCtgtaagtttatttttgactCATTACTGTCTCATACTtggcatataaatattttgtaataaatttataacctGTGCTCTTCACATTTAagataatgtataaaatgccACAGAGTCtttcaatgttaaaaaaaaattgcaacatcatatattttgtattgtagAGTTATTCCACCATGCCAAAGTCAAATATGACTACACAGAAATGGAAAGAGAAAGGTGATGAAGAGTTTAACAAATGCAATTGGTCTAAAGCCTTAAGTTATTACACAAACGCAATTGAAATAGTAACAGAGGACAACACTGAGAAAGCATTGTATTACGATAAACGATCTGCCACATATTTCGAACTACGTGATTACGACAAAACGATTGAAGACTGCAACAGTGtgatgaaaatatatcataaaatactTTCCATATCAATGTTTCGCAGGTTTTTAGCATTAATAGAGTTAGAGAGATTCGAGGAGGCACGTCAAGACATGAAAATGATTTTATGTTACTCAGATAACACAATGTCTCAATCTCTACCAACgcaatttcatgaaatttcacACAaacatattaaagaaaaagtaagTACTAATgccaaaataaatatacataactataaaaatttatcaacttACAAGATACGTTAATTTGGtctagataatataaaaataataacacatttttcatgctcaatatacatatatattcgaaTAAGAGTTCTCGTTTCActcaatattacatataatttgacaaACGGAGTTGAATTCTTGTCtctcttattatataattagttattCCTATTGATTAGTAGCTGTCTACACACACTATATGGATAAAAATTACGTCatacaaatatagaaatatcacCTTTCACAgttaacttatatttttattacagaagATCACGAGAtcattatattcaaatatacgCTTAATTTCGTTTTGTATTAGGTATCACAAATGATGGGTTTAGCATTTAACGTGAGCGTAGATAAAGAGGAACGTGAAAACGCCATGATTAATATGCTTAAGCTCGCAAGTTGGAGAACTGATGCCTGCGAAATCTTTATAAAGGAAGTAGAAGAAGATGATGAAGCGATCTGTAGCGCGATTCGTATTGTAGACGAGTTATGccaaaacaatattaatcaaACTGAGCCCACTATGATAAACGTTGTTTTGCCTTGGTGTCTGGAAATGATGAACAGCAAATCTACAGAAAGAGTCAACGCGTCTCAATACTGTTTAcaggtaaatattattatcaagcGAAATACGTGCAGTTATCATGCACATATTccagtaattaatttattgtgcATTTCGGTTTCAGAATATATTGAACAAATATAGCGGCATGAATAATGAACCCAGTACAAAACCCGACGAGGCTTTGTGCGAAGAgcataagaaagaaattaatacgaTTTTGTCGTGCTTGTTGAATAGTGTAGAGAGTAAAACGATAACAGGACTTGCTAGAGACGCAATAATAGAACTTATTACGCGTAACATTCATTATACTGCGTTAGACTGGGCCAAACGATTAGTCAAGTTTGAcggtttgaaaaaattaatggagGTTGCCAGTCAATTGGAGGAATACCAATACGAATCTTTGTTCGACATCACGTATTCCACGCGAACTATTATCAGTATGTCCTTAGCAAAGATATGGAAAAACATGGACCGTAATGTCGATAAGGGGACATTTGTCAACActattgataaatttattaaggaTAAATTGTTTGCATCTGACACAGAATCTAAAGTATGAATTTTGTAACTTCGGATCTTTTCTAATTACTTAaagtgttttaaaataaaaaatctattatctCTCTAACCTTAGCGtacttaagaaatttaaaacaatatatttttaaagcaaaaatgtcaaaagagattttcttttaaattgtcgATTTTGTATATTCtgtaactttatatattaaaatacggtTATAACAGagtttaatcaaaatttactGAAGAATATGACTTTGTCATCTATCGTATTTTCTGAAGCATAATTTATCAAAGACTTCTCCtatttttcatcaaaattaaataaagctaatcattgacatttttttttaattaattattatttcataaaatgtacaaatttataaattgttataatcgATTGTCTTACAGCTGCGTGGAGTAGTTGCAATAACAACCCTAATATTCGGTCCGTTAGAAGTTGCAGACAGAATTATCTTTACAAATCCGTCGACGGGTTGTATGAGGATTCTCGATATGGCGAAAACGGATGACGTATTGCAACAGAAAGTGGTTTGCGAATGCCTCGTTGCCGCTATGACTAATTTTGATGAGGTCAACGCGCTCATAAATGAAGGTGTAAAGATATTGCGGATATTTCTGTATCAATCTAAGGATGATGTAATACGGATTCAAGCGTTGGTGGGTTTCTGCGAGTGGAGCAAGTTTAAAACCCGCGGTTACATTAGCAAACTGTTCTGGGGTGAAGCGACGGACAAATTGGTCAAGGTTTGCagaagattattaataaatcccaagaaagaaaaaaatataataaaatgggCCGTTAAAGGCCTATCGTACCTCACTCTCGACGGCAACGTCAAAGACGAGTTGATCAAGGACCAACAAATCATTCAAACAGTTTTCGAGCTTGCCAAGATTAGCGATCAATCAGTCCTCTATAGTGTGGCCACGACGCTAGTAAACGTGTGCAATGCTTATGAGAGGCTTATGATAGAATCTACATTTCAACCAACATTTATACCTGAGATGGAAGAATCGatgaaatttctgaaattttattttcttgaagaATATCTGTCTAAAAATGACGAAGACTTTGTGCAGAAAAGACGGTGCCTGTTAGTGAAGAACGGTGTGACCGGCGCTCTGGTCAGCCTCGCCAAAACGGGCAACCAAAACTGCAAGGAACTGACAGCTCGCGTATTCTCCGCTATATGCGGTAAAGAGGAATTGACAAAAACAGTTGTTCAACAAGGCGGTACGAAGGCATTGTTGTCGTTAGCGCTAGATGGCACagacaaaggaaaaaagataGCTTCGCAAGTCTTAGTCCATCTGGCACACACGTTACCTCCTGAGGATGCATTTCCCGGTGATTTAATGATGGATGTTGTACAGCCGATCACAAATCTCTTGAACTCGGAGTGTTCCGTTAATGAGAGATGCGAGGCTCTAACAGCTTTGTGCAATCTAGCTAGTGTCAAGGATAGTATGCGACTACATATATTCAACGACTCAGGATTTGAGAATTTCAACAACTATATGAACGATAATCACAACATGGTGGACTGCGCGTACGCAAAACTAATAAACAATTTGGTATTATGCCGTAAAGTTGCTATTCAATATGTTAAGCAGAGATATTATCAACTTGGGTATCTTATTGGTTGGTCCGTGGTGAGCAACGTAGATGAACGTACAAAGAAAGCAGCAGTTGAAGCGGTAACAACGCTAACGGCAGCCAGCGAAGAAGCTTGTGAAAAATTACTTCGCTGGGATGTTTGGCCGAAATTTCTATACCTTTTACTCAATAATCCAGACAATTACTTACAACGTAAGGGTATTGAAATTGCGTTAAATATGATGAATAGTACAAAAGACGTCGCTGCAAAACTCATCAAAACAGATACAATAATGAAACAAGTGAGAGAATTGAGCAAGAACGATACCATACAAAACGAAGAGATCAAGGAATTAGCATCCCTTGTTCTAGAGGCTGCTGCGAAATGGAACCAGGAAATCGAGGGAAATGTCGAAGGGAACGAATTGTCAGATAGCATTGcatgataatataaaacatgtcgattaagaaaattatgtataaatgtcAATTGGAATCTTAATGtcatattaatagaatattatttctctttttaataaatgaaggTTCAATGtactgtataattaataaattgtggAACTTTGCACTTACGAGACTCTTGTCCCAGCGCTTTTTGCccacgataaataatattttaacatttcaagcacaaaagtatattttttcggGAGGCTTGAGTCGTCGCTATATCTCAGCGAAAATCTCTTTGTGAATTCTTAATTGCCGTTCTTGCGagttaaaatctttttttctctgttgCCAGCAATCGGTGGAGCTCGGAGAATGCCGCTTACGTATGGatggtttttattttagtcTCGTCATTGAAAAATGGACGCACCAGCTTCTCTTAATGCTGCTAAAGTTTGTTTATCTTGTGGGCAATCAACCTAAGTATATActtcatatttataatgtatacatttatattaatatatatgtatacaagcTACTTACGCTTTTAACGTTTTCCGTAACGAATTGAATTGCTGAATTTACATCTTCCGCAGCGTCCTCACAGCATAGCTGAAATAATCTCTAATCTATACTCCGTCCAACGAGAGATCATGgttgattaaataatataatgttagaaaacatctattaaaaataaaaataatttaacgtaaaCACTTTGTTGCGGGTCTTTATGCTCtatcattatttatgtttgatcAACCATGATCTCTCATTAGACTGGACGGACGCGTATGCGCCGTATATTACGTTTATTACGTTAAAGAGTACGCAAGGAGACGTTTTctaaatgcaaataatatttagacgcacaattataattatattattttgatcatGTGAACTTGTTATTATATCAACCTGAAATTCGTCAATTAACGGTACATCTACCAAAGAGGGACATTTTAAGTTGCTGTAAACATTCTTAACATTCTGTTCAACGGGCTGAactaattttctttcttcacaAAAAGTCTTCACTTACCTGAtacgcataaaaaaaaaaacgcatgtatttttctttacttgcACTTGGATTAAAAAAGTCGCACGCAGATTCAGAAGAATCGCGCGCGGTTTTAagcgttataaaaaaataactgtatTTGAACGTGTTTTTAAAGAAGCACTGGAGTGTTGCAGTTCTTAAAAGACCGTCGGCGTTTTTTacgcgtaaaaataatattagccTTTTCTGCGCGTTTTCAAAATAACGCTGGCTTCTTCTACggatttttcaaaaactttaaattaatatttttaaagttatttaaaacaaaagaattttaagtAGATAGTTCTCAATgcgctattaaaaaaaaaagacgctaacgttttttattcgttttcgGAACGGACGCGACGCTAGCATTTTTTACGCGTTCATTAAAAACGCTGGCGTTTCTTTTAAACGTGCCAACAACGTTGgcatttttttgtagatcgcATAGAAAACATTGGCCTTTTTTGTTTGACAATGTGTCGAGAACTATgtacttaaaattttcttgtataaatatctttatttcttttataaataattttaaaatattaattaaaattttttgtttcaataataactaattactttataataccTAAAACAATAGTGATTCCATCGATATATCGATTATAGTATCTACTATCGCTTCTGTGATAAAGAGTATACCGCGTCTTATGTTTATCGTTAGACAAGTCCGATGACTTGTTGCTATATAACACGAATGGCAAGACTGAGGCGTTGACAACGAGCTCGACAACGAAATCGGCCCGAAATGTGTAAACTCCTAGTTCTGCTTTAAACGATTCGTGGCAGTGAGATTCACAGTAAAttatagagataaaaatcaattttatgaaacaatcgttgattaaaaaaaaaatttccgagTATCGTTACAAAGTGTGCGAAAATGAACAGAAGGCATACAGCGACCTTCCGTTTGCCCGCCACCTgccattgtttaaatattacaaaaaatacgaTCATTACGGTCGATTAAGGATCGTTAGCGCGCATGCGAGGGGCATATACCTGACGGCGATCAGGTATTCTTATCCAGGACTCTAATCGTAGTGTTAATCCCGATGTAATTTAAGTCGTGCACTCCTATTGGTTACATGAGATCTTACTTCGCCGAACAATATCGTCGAAttatcgcgtcgcgacgcttcGCTCGTGACTTTATTTCTTCGCACGCTGCGTTCGACGAGTTCGAGCTTATCTCAGTAATAATGTTTCATCCTGAATTCGGTCTTTAACCGACTTTTACCCAACAGTATATTCTGATAGATCATggcatactttctttgtaaactttttgaatttttgcaatatcttcaaaattgaagaaaatatagtacacaAAAATGTGCGTGACGTCATAATGTTGTTGCGAAATCTTTTGAAGTTGCcgtcatcaaagaaactttagaaagctataactttctcaaatttaggtttttttttaaattcaaaaagtattaaaaatcggcttagattctctacattaattatggataccgcttaataaaaaattttacttgagAACCCAATTCTgcgaaaaatcaatttaactGTTTTTTGCGAAAGTCACATGACGCGCAGCGTCGTGCCTCACTATTGCAAGGCCGGTCACGTGGCTACGAGAAGCCAATCAGGAATTCTACCGGAGGGAGACGGCGCACGGCACTCCTTTCGGATAATGCTTAGCGGTTTGAATTACTCGTTGAAAAGGAGTGCTAGGACTGCTAGGTAGACAATCGTGGAGTGAGGAAGTTTGAGAGTGCTCGAGTGACAGGAGCAAACAAAGAAAAAGTCATCCGACAGGTAAAAACTCTACATTTCCTTATTCTGTTTCGCCGCGACAATCTGAATAAAAGCTTGCCGCGTGCGACGTGATCCAATTCGATGTGATAAAGGTATTCGTAATAAATGTG is part of the Temnothorax longispinosus isolate EJ_2023e chromosome 12, Tlon_JGU_v1, whole genome shotgun sequence genome and encodes:
- the LOC139822960 gene encoding protein unc-45 homolog B-like, whose protein sequence is MPKSNMTTQKWKEKGDEEFNKCNWSKALSYYTNAIEIVTEDNTEKALYYDKRSATYFELRDYDKTIEDCNSVMKIYHKILSISMFRRFLALIELERFEEARQDMKMILCYSDNTMSQSLPTQFHEISHKHIKEKVSQMMGLAFNVSVDKEERENAMINMLKLASWRTDACEIFIKEVEEDDEAICSAIRIVDELCQNNINQTEPTMINVVLPWCLEMMNSKSTERVNASQYCLQNILNKYSGMNNEPSTKPDEALCEEHKKEINTILSCLLNSVESKTITGLARDAIIELITRNIHYTALDWAKRLVKFDGLKKLMEVASQLEEYQYESLFDITYSTRTIISMSLAKIWKNMDRNVDKGTFVNTIDKFIKDKLFASDTESKLRGVVAITTLIFGPLEVADRIIFTNPSTGCMRILDMAKTDDVLQQKVVCECLVAAMTNFDEVNALINEGVKILRIFLYQSKDDVIRIQALVGFCEWSKFKTRGYISKLFWGEATDKLVKVCRRLLINPKKEKNIIKWAVKGLSYLTLDGNVKDELIKDQQIIQTVFELAKISDQSVLYSVATTLVNVCNAYERLMIESTFQPTFIPEMEESMKFLKFYFLEEYLSKNDEDFVQKRRCLLVKNGVTGALVSLAKTGNQNCKELTARVFSAICGKEELTKTVVQQGGTKALLSLALDGTDKGKKIASQVLVHLAHTLPPEDAFPGDLMMDVVQPITNLLNSECSVNERCEALTALCNLASVKDSMRLHIFNDSGFENFNNYMNDNHNMVDCAYAKLINNLVLCRKVAIQYVKQRYYQLGYLIGWSVVSNVDERTKKAAVEAVTTLTAASEEACEKLLRWDVWPKFLYLLLNNPDNYLQRKGIEIALNMMNSTKDVAAKLIKTDTIMKQVRELSKNDTIQNEEIKELASLVLEAAAKWNQEIEGNVEGNELSDSIA